The genome window AAAGCAATCATCGGTCAAGTGGCCCGTatctttgtggaattcacagaagagatttgggtcctgaccccttttgttgcgcatctgcAAGGGTGGTTTGAACTGATGGTTCTCTGTAGCTAAGACTTCAGAAGGTGTTTTGGTTAATGGAGTCCATTGCTTTTCTCTATTTTCGCGCTTTACCTCTTTTCGATGGGCTATTTGATTGATCGTATGGCGTGCGTCGTCCCGTGGGGGGCTTCTTTCTCTGTGTGCGGATGCCTTCCAGGGTTGATTTCTGCCCCTTCTGTTGTTTCGGTCATTGTGATTGTGTGCACGCTGACGGTGGTCATCACCGGTCAGTTGCCTGTCTGTTTGTGCGATGGTTTTGGCCGCTTCAATGAAAGTTTCCCAATCTTTGGGGCCTCCGTCTCGTCCTTTGATTCGCTTTATTAAATCATCGCACTTTACCGCGCGCATGAAGTGCGCACGCATCATCTTTTCCGGTATGTCTCCGATTTCCAAACATTCTTTGTTGTACCTCGTAATAAAATCCTCTACGCTTTCGTAGTCTTTTCTGTATATGTTCAAACAATCACCTGGGTCTCTAGCGTGTCTTCGCTGTTGAGAAAAGTGTGCTAAGAATTTCTCTCGGAAGtcgacccatgatttgatttTTCCGGCTGGTAAGTTGTCGAACCAGATGCGTGCCGCACCAACGAAAGTTTGAGCGAACAAGTGACACCATGTTGGTAGGTTCCAACCACCTGTTGCTCTTGCGCCTTTGAAAACCTGGAGGTGATCGTCTGGGTCCGTCAGCCCGTTGTATTTACCTACGTTGTGCGGAAGCTTTGTTTTATCAATGGCCGCGCATGCAATTTCTCGgataaattttgaattttcagccatgtccTCAGGACGATAGCTTAGGGTGTAATCATGCTCTGCCTTTGGGTCATACCCCGCACGTTTGATTGGTTTGTATGCTTCATGCTCCGGATGGAGCCTGCTGAATACTGTGGATTCCCCGTTGTATGTTGggtcatcttcatcttcatcccaTTCTGTGTTCATGTTACGTGCGCCCAAACGGGTCTGGATTGGTTTTCGGTGCAGGGTGGAGTTTTGCACGAAATTACTCTCTATTTCGGCATAAGTGTCGCGCGTGTCTTGCACACTGGGTCTTCTTATATTCTGCACTGGCCCTCTTTCTGGACGTAAGTTCCATGCGTTGGTCTGCTGAGCCGTGTGTGTGCTCAGAGACCTTGGCTGCGGAGTTGCAAATGTTGTTTGGTTGGCCTGTGCTTGGAGCAGGGCTTGCTGTGCGCTAAGTTGCGTGTAAACTAAGTTTATGGACGCCATTTGTTCGGCATACCAGGAGGCTAGAGTTTTTCCTTCTGGTAGCCCTAAGAGTGCAGAGTAATTGAGCTGTGTTGGTTCCGATGGAGCAGAAGGGCCTGCTCCATGACTTAAACTTGGCATCGGGGGAGGCACGTGGTGCAAGGTCCCCGTCGGAGTTTGGAACGCAGCTCCGTTTGTGTTTTGTGTAACGGTTCTTGTTGGTGTTTGGAAGGCGGGTCCAGTCGTTGTGTGACTAACAGCCCTGGATGCACTTCCAAAGATGGATGGAAACTCATTGTTCAGCTGGCTTTCTTGGATTGTCTCGTTCCTTTGACCTCGTTGGACGTGTGccgtgtccgaaacgagttcaaaaGAAGAGATTTCTCCGTCAGCTGGGTGTGAATGATTCTGGTCTGCTATTTTCACGAGTGTTTTCTAAAAGAGGAAAAGAGGTGAGAGTGGTCTtgcaaaaaagcggatggcgccaatgttgaaacaatggttaacacaaggataaccaagagggtcgtttcacttatggggttcaacctcttctctcGCTCGTATCAAAAGGCTTgaaatctgcaaaacagtaaacaccgttagtctcgttaagagggagAAGGGGTAGAGGTAGTGCTGTCTACATTTTACCTTCCTCAGACACTACCTTATATTTTTTATTgatgagatttactgagtatgatgatgatgatattgtgTTGTGAAAATTGATGTGAAATAGATGTGTTTATCTTTGTTTAGGTTCATTTATTAATAATTTAAACGAACATATATGAGTGTAAACTAacgaaaataaataaatgaaGAAAACGTATATactcttgattttttttttttttgtgggttaGTCAACTACTTGGCTACACAAGGCTTGGTTTTAAAATTAATTTGGTTGATGGATTTATGCATGTGGTACCGCTAATAGATAAATTTAAATGAACGTCGAATGGACATAATAAACGAACATAAGAGAAAGCAAATAAACAAACGAATATGTGtgcatgttcgttcgtttatttaaATTTACAATTTGTCCGTGTATTAAAGAAGCAAACATAATCAAACTTTCTGTCAAACAATACACCTAACGTCTGATTCCTTTACAGACCTAGTTTACAACAGTTTCTTATGTTTATTTCTCAAAAATTTACTGATTAGTTTGTTTGAACATTCCTAGGTTTTTGTCATTGCTAAAGATTTTGGAGTATGGGTTGCATACTCATTTGTCATTCTCCACCAAGAGAAAGTTGCCGGCATTGTAACCCTTGGTACGGCATTTATGCCACCAGCTGCCTACAAGCATCATTTTGCCCTCCCAGAGGGCTTTTATGTTGCAAGATGGCAGGTACACAAATTAAATTGTTTATATGTATATAACCATTCAGTAAAACTTTAAATTAATCTCTTCAATAAGACCATAGCTAGTTAAATATTATAATTTGTTACCATATATGTTatccatgattttttttttttttttataattgtgAGAACATGTCACCAGAGAACTCACAGATCCCCGCAATGCTTTGTTAACCAATGAGACCAGGTAAAACGAACTTTTCGTGATGGGTTAAAGATACAACACATTACTAGTGGAAGCTAGAGTCGAGACTTCGACCTGTAGAGGGAATAAGACTACTAGTGCGACACCCCCTTGAAGGGTTTCTAAGCAAGTTTTGAATCGGCGATATTTATGAACTATTTATTGGAATTTTGATCAGGAACCCGGAAGAGCTGAAAATGATTTTGGGCGTTTCGATGTTAAAACCGTGGTAAGAAACATTTACATCCTTTTTTCTAGAAGTGAAATGCCGATAGCCGATGAAAACCAAGAGATAATGGATTTGGTCGAACCGTCGACTCCTCTACCTTCTTGGTTTACTGAGGAGGATCTTGCAACCTATGCTGCTTTATATGAGAAATCTGGATTTCAAACTGCACTCCAAGTTCCATACAGgtaatttgtttaattaaatcttCAAAATTTCCAATTTAGGTTGACTTTGAGGTCAAACATTTTATATAGTCTCACATTTAAATTTTTAATCTATGTAGATCATCTAGATTAAACCTTGGATCTATAGAACAAGTTCCTATAGTGAAGGCCCCAACAATGGTGATTATTGGCGAAGAAGATTACGCGTTAAAAGTTCCAGGAGTAGACGAGTACATAAGGAGCGGGGAGGTGAAGAAGTATGTACCGAACCTAGAAACAATATATGTGCCGAATGGATCTCATTTTGTTCATGAACAATTTCCGGACCACGTGAATCAACTCATCCTCACTTTCCTTGATCACAACAAGTATGCATATTAATCATTAGATTATCTACATAGTTATGTAAAAGGATCCTTTGTTAAGTGTTAGTATAATGAAGAAAATAAATTCGTATCGCGTATAAAACTAATCCCAATCACATGAAGAGGAATGTGAATGCATCATATGAGTTACTCTCTCTGTTAATTATACCGAAACGTATTGTTCTTAGCCTAGTAAAAAGTTGGGTGCAAATAATATCACGGTATATGAAATTCTTCTTTTTTTATATACGTTAAGTTTAGTTAACGTTCAAATACCTTATTTGATAACTAGTGTGGTGTATACCTTTATATTGTGATGTTAGGGTGTTAGGAGTGGACGCGTCAAAGGGTGCGGCAAAGcggtttgccgcgcggcaaacaccGCCGTCAACCCTTTGCCGTTGCCGACAAACACATGAATCGTGGAGTGCATGCCGACGCGGGGAAGGAACCATTTTTGACCGTTGGGGCTTTTTcaacggtaatattaccgttcaaaataaaaaaaaaattattttttcttttaaacaatTAAATTATAAATATCAAACCAAACCATAACCAAATACCTTCAAATTTATACCCAACTAAACCAAAAAATACCACCAATTCTTCCCAAacatttacaaaacaaaatggcGGATAAACTCCCGTTATGGTTCCCACCCATGAGTAGCGACGATTCATCCGATAGtagcattcttttttttttttcaaaatctcatcgaaTAAGCCGAACTTCAAGACACGGGCACGTCTAACCGAAGGAGATATATTGAACGTCAACGTGAGGAGGggcatgagacactcatggcAGATTATTTTGTCGAAGACCCGAAGTACAacaaagatatctttcgacataggttccgtatgtcgaaacgtttgtttctaaaaattgCGGCCGACATGGTAGAGAACGACCCGTGGTTTGAAGAGGCCCCCGATGCGCGAGGTAGGAAGGGGTTTACGCCGTTGCAAAAGGTGATATCGGCTATTAAACAACTCGCAACTGGTAACACTCCAGACGAGAACGACGAGTACTTGCATATGGCCGATAGAACTTCCCGCGAGTGCCTAGAATTTTTTTGCGACATGGTTTGCAAAATATACGGTCCCGAGTTCTTACATAGACCAACAAGCCACGACATGGCACTTTTATACCAAGCTCATGAGGAAAAACATCACCTTCCAGGTATGTTCGGTAGCCTTGATTGCACCCATTTCGTTTGGCGATATTGTCCGACAGAGTATCGAGGCCAATTTATGAGAGGAGATCACCGATACCCGACTGTTATGCTCGAAGCGGTTGCTTCTCAAGACTTATGGTTTTGGCATGCTTTTGCCGGTCCACCAGGTTCTCAAAATGATATCAATGTGCTACAACAATCTCCTTTATTTTTAACGGAACGAAATGGAACCGCGCCAAAATGTCCATTTTATGTTAACAACCATTTATACAAACGTGGTTATTTGCTCGTGGATGGAATCTACCCTtcgtggtccgtgtttgtgaagtcgatCCTGTACCCTCACGAAGTAGATCAAAAGAAATTCAAGAGGCAACATGAGGCGGCAAGAAAAGACGTCGAACAGACTTTTGGTGTTTTGAAGGCGAAATGGGGTGTATTGAGTCGACCGATGCGAGCAAGATCCGTTAAAAAAATTAGGAGTGCCGTGTACACGTgtattattttacacaacatgattttgaaagatgAAGGAAAGGCGATAGTACCGGTGCACATTCGGGATCCTCCGGTCGAGCCCGCTCTAGACGATACGGTGTTGGGCGAGTTGATGGATGAAGacacgcattggagactaaaacgCGATCTCATAGATCATCTCGCAAGTCAAGATTTACCCCACCTTTTGGTCGATTCCGACGAAGACTAGTTTAATTTATTTCaagttaatgtaattttattgttttttaatttagtgtaattttgatgtttttaatttaatttatgaaagtttattgttttttaatttaatgtatttATTCtacatttattaatattaaataaaatagtgcacaaaaataataataaaaaaagtttaccacttcaggAAATGTTTTAACCATTGCCAAGACTTTTCAGCAAAGCTTAAACACTTTTGACTGATTGATatggcgcgctctgattggtcgtttttttggtttgccactctAAAGTATTTAACCACTCCTAACACCCTTACTACTAATTTATTTTGCAAATCACATTTCTTTCTATAGTTTACATTACATCAAGACAAAGGATAACGAATATGCATAGACTTCAATATGTATAATTTCCACTAACTAGTGAATTAGGCATGATAATCTTGTTGTTATAAAAACAATGTCAACAGTTATTGTTGTAGTTCTTTTAATTAGCTTATACATGGAACCCCTATTCGCTTAAAACCAGTGTTGTAGGAATCGCTAGTCGGTCGGTGGGGTACCGACTaacgattaatcgggattaatcggaattTATCGGATTgggattttatatgtaatttttagttatatatacacacacatttttatatgtagtttATTAAAGCAGACATATTTATCGGTCAGGATTTTTACATCAGGCTTAAAACTAATTAAGTGATTCTTTTGTACCTTCTATTTCATTTGAAATTCTTTTAGTGAGGTTTTATATTTGTATTACATGCTTAATTTGAATGAACATGGAATCATATATCTTATTTGCTAACA of Helianthus annuus cultivar XRQ/B chromosome 1, HanXRQr2.0-SUNRISE, whole genome shotgun sequence contains these proteins:
- the LOC110864473 gene encoding AB hydrolase superfamily protein YfhM isoform X2, with product MDKISHRFLQVNGLKLHVAEIGSEPAPAMIFLHGFPEIWYTWRHQMIAVANAGFRAIAPDYRGYGLSDPPAEPDKASYDDFVIDIVSILDRLAISKVFVIAKDFGVWVAYSFVILHQEKVAGIVTLGTAFMPPAAYKHHFALPEGFYVARWQEPGRAENDFGRFDVKTVVRNIYILFSRSEMPIADENQEIMDLVEPSTPLPSWFTEEDLATYAALYEKSGFQTALQVPYRSSRLNLGSIEQVPIVKAPTMVIIGEEDYALKVPGVDEYIRSGEVKKYVPNLETIYVPNGSHFVHEQFPDHVNQLILTFLDHNKYAY
- the LOC110876253 gene encoding protein ANTAGONIST OF LIKE HETEROCHROMATIN PROTEIN 1-like, which gives rise to MVENDPWFEEAPDARGRKGFTPLQKVISAIKQLATGNTPDENDEYLHMADRTSRECLEFFCDMVCKIYGPEFLHRPTSHDMALLYQAHEEKHHLPGMFGSLDCTHFVWRYCPTEYRGQFMRGDHRYPTVMLEAVASQDLWFWHAFAGPPGSQNDINVLQQSPLFLTERNGTAPKCPFYVNNHLYKRGYLLVDGIYPSWSVFVKSILYPHEVDQKKFKRQHEAARKDVEQTFGVLKAKWGVLSRPMRARSVKKIRSAVYTCIILHNMILKDEGKAIVPVHIRDPPVEPALDDTVLGELMDEDTHWRLKRDLIDHLASQDLPHLLVDSDED